Proteins encoded within one genomic window of Amycolatopsis sp. 2-15:
- a CDS encoding FadR/GntR family transcriptional regulator has protein sequence MDGVPAPVEPDPSGDDRVATPPQAAYRPGYEVVAEQILQLIAQLRLQAGDRMPTENELAAQLGTSRTVVREAVKILSAIGRVRAQKGRGLYVADDEGMLGSARWGSFFLPTDLDHVYMLFEFRRVQEMTASRLAATRATPAELRSIEAAAETCRQGHLTGEAVLFDRGDDEFHLGIAAASHNQFLLAAVREVRRLQHQSSTIGLRGTVGGHAAEAIDEHAAIYQAIRDGDSEAAAQAAAVHLDNTLEDYRREIQRRVFG, from the coding sequence GTGGACGGCGTGCCCGCACCGGTCGAACCCGACCCCAGTGGTGACGACCGGGTGGCAACCCCGCCGCAGGCCGCGTACCGGCCCGGGTACGAGGTCGTCGCCGAGCAGATCCTCCAGCTCATCGCGCAGCTGCGGCTCCAGGCCGGTGATCGCATGCCCACCGAGAACGAGCTGGCCGCGCAGCTGGGAACCTCGCGCACGGTCGTCCGCGAGGCGGTCAAGATCCTCTCCGCGATCGGCCGGGTGCGCGCGCAGAAAGGCCGCGGGCTCTACGTCGCCGACGACGAAGGCATGCTGGGTTCGGCGCGCTGGGGCAGCTTTTTCCTGCCGACCGACCTCGACCACGTCTACATGCTCTTCGAGTTCCGGCGCGTGCAGGAGATGACCGCGAGCCGGCTGGCGGCGACCCGGGCCACCCCCGCGGAGCTCCGGTCGATCGAAGCGGCCGCGGAAACCTGCCGCCAGGGGCATTTGACCGGAGAGGCGGTGCTGTTCGACCGCGGGGACGACGAGTTCCACCTCGGCATCGCGGCCGCGTCCCACAACCAGTTCCTCCTGGCCGCCGTCCGCGAGGTCCGGCGGCTCCAGCACCAGTCCAGCACGATCGGCCTGCGCGGCACCGTCGGCGGGCACGCCGCCGAGGCGATCGACGAACACGCCGCCATCTACCAGGCGATCCGCGACGGCGATTCGGAGGCCGCCGCGCAGGCCGCCGCGGTCCACCTGGACAACACCCTCGAGGACTACCGCCGGGAGATCCAGCGGCGGGTGTTCGGCTGA
- a CDS encoding long-chain fatty acid--CoA ligase, whose product MPEQSPVSPPAEATGTVEGLMQPRPLTIAHILERAERLYAHKHVTTAGGERLTYAEVTGHARRLATALDSLGVPAGARVATFASNSRRHLELYLAVPATKRVLHSINIRLSAEHLEYIAGHAEDDVVFVDRGLLARIWPSAGKLPRVRYWVVLADGTDDPIPADPRILDYDELIAGAEPFAGSFEETFALADENLASGLCYTSGTTGPPKGVLYSHRSTILHCLGTLAAGLIGLCESDVVMPIVPMFHANAWGLPYGAMMAGASLVLPGASAEPAHLLGLMESERVTVAGAVPTVWTSLLPELRRHDLSATRFLLGGGSAVPPALSEACRAALGVPVTHSWGMTEISPVGAIGGTRTQHRDATEADQVAVRAAQGQPLPLVNVRITDVETGQELPCDGSAVGELQVAGPWVAGGYFRTDDGESFTGDGWLRTGDLATIDAHGYLRLVDRMKDLIKSGGEWISSVELEAALSAHPDVVEVAVIARPDPRWMERPVAYVVVREGSAATAADLTRHLTPRVAKWWLPDEFVFMTTLPKTGTDKLSKTALRESLRPA is encoded by the coding sequence ATGCCTGAGCAGTCCCCCGTCTCCCCTCCCGCCGAGGCGACCGGCACCGTGGAAGGGCTGATGCAGCCTCGGCCGCTGACCATCGCGCACATCCTGGAGCGCGCCGAGCGGCTGTATGCGCACAAGCATGTGACGACGGCCGGTGGCGAGCGGCTCACCTACGCAGAAGTGACAGGCCACGCCCGGCGGCTGGCCACCGCGCTGGACTCACTCGGCGTCCCGGCCGGTGCCCGCGTCGCCACGTTCGCGAGCAACAGCCGCCGCCACCTGGAGCTCTACCTGGCGGTACCGGCGACCAAGCGGGTGCTGCACTCCATCAACATCCGCCTCTCGGCGGAGCACCTGGAGTACATCGCCGGCCACGCCGAGGACGACGTGGTGTTCGTCGATCGTGGGCTGCTGGCGAGGATCTGGCCCAGCGCCGGGAAGCTGCCGCGGGTGCGGTACTGGGTGGTGCTGGCCGACGGCACCGACGACCCGATCCCGGCGGACCCTCGGATCCTGGACTACGACGAGCTGATCGCCGGTGCCGAGCCGTTCGCGGGCTCGTTCGAGGAGACCTTCGCGCTCGCGGACGAGAACCTGGCCTCCGGACTGTGCTACACCTCCGGCACCACGGGACCACCCAAGGGTGTGCTCTACAGCCACCGCTCGACGATCCTGCACTGCTTGGGAACACTGGCCGCCGGGCTCATCGGCCTGTGCGAGAGCGACGTCGTGATGCCGATCGTGCCCATGTTCCACGCCAATGCGTGGGGTCTGCCGTACGGCGCGATGATGGCGGGCGCGTCCCTGGTGCTGCCCGGTGCGTCCGCGGAGCCGGCACACCTGCTGGGGTTGATGGAAAGCGAGCGGGTCACCGTGGCCGGCGCCGTTCCGACGGTGTGGACGAGCCTGCTTCCCGAGTTGCGCCGGCACGATCTGAGTGCCACGCGGTTTCTGCTCGGCGGCGGGTCGGCGGTGCCCCCGGCGTTGTCCGAGGCCTGCCGCGCCGCGCTCGGGGTGCCCGTCACGCACTCCTGGGGGATGACCGAGATCAGTCCGGTGGGAGCCATCGGCGGCACCCGCACCCAGCACCGGGACGCGACCGAAGCGGACCAGGTGGCCGTGCGCGCCGCGCAGGGGCAGCCGCTGCCACTGGTGAACGTGCGGATCACCGATGTCGAGACCGGACAGGAACTGCCGTGCGACGGCAGCGCTGTCGGCGAGCTGCAGGTCGCCGGCCCGTGGGTGGCCGGCGGCTACTTCCGGACGGACGACGGCGAGAGCTTCACCGGTGACGGCTGGCTGCGCACGGGCGACCTGGCCACTATCGACGCGCACGGGTACCTGCGGCTCGTGGACCGGATGAAGGACCTCATCAAGTCCGGTGGCGAGTGGATTTCCTCGGTCGAGCTCGAGGCCGCGCTCTCCGCGCACCCCGACGTCGTCGAGGTCGCCGTGATCGCCCGCCCGGACCCGCGCTGGATGGAGCGCCCCGTCGCCTACGTCGTCGTGCGCGAGGGCAGCGCCGCCACCGCCGCGGACCTCACCCGGCACCTCACGCCGAGGGTCGCCAAGTGGTGGTTGCCCGACGAGTTCGTCTTCATGACCACGCTGCCCAAGACGGGCACGGACAAGCTGTCCAAGACCGCGCTGCGGGAATCGCTGCGCCCGGCCTGA
- a CDS encoding helix-turn-helix domain-containing protein: MGDRIGHGSCLGRGHRHVMAVILRSHYSADEVCITHTSRRFGGAFAHQCKEDGIVAGGRAEHAESMSLLRRQRELASLYATAKSLTALGELDEVLQSIVHHAHDLMGTDFTYLSLVGDDGKLSARASEGTISAAFLAACIPADVGLGGKVLASRRPYWVRNYASATVIDHDVSFDRLVGTEKLVALLGVPLVIRGEAVGALFAADRTERSFEADEIALLIAFADHAAVALDNARLYEASRTALQDLQVAYRKIEDHMAVMERAQATHEVLTGAVLEGGTPGDVAQLLADQLGGSVTLLDRTGAVVVHRDSGVEPSPPPAEADLTEAVRTAHRSGRCTMSVDKAGVARSVAAIRAGDSHLGALAWSRKAGDVVDLDLRTLERATHVMGLLILKERAVADASERLSGELLTELMVGSPGIGAAQRVRARARGIDPDRLVLVLVAESATSSSTELSRHLHDIARDHCGLAGEHLGRATMILPSADDEQTVEEVQRRLRRAAGGPVVVVAERVTNHDWSRAFSLAGRCGAVMRALGHTDGGATAGRYALYAMVFDPERVRELDRFIAGSIGPLLDYDQRRGSDLVGTLTAYFVHRANVAATARALHVHVNTLLKRLDRAGTVLGQDWRDNDDLELQLGLRLHGLRAIAIASS; encoded by the coding sequence ATGGGCGATCGGATTGGTCATGGATCCTGCCTTGGTCGAGGACATCGGCACGTGATGGCGGTCATATTAAGGAGCCACTACTCTGCGGATGAGGTGTGCATCACCCACACCTCACGCCGATTCGGTGGGGCTTTCGCCCACCAGTGCAAGGAGGACGGCATCGTGGCCGGTGGTAGGGCTGAGCACGCTGAGTCGATGTCGCTGCTGCGCCGCCAACGTGAACTGGCGTCGTTGTACGCGACGGCCAAGTCGCTGACCGCGCTGGGCGAACTCGACGAGGTCCTGCAGTCGATCGTTCACCACGCCCACGATCTGATGGGCACCGACTTCACCTACCTGTCGCTGGTCGGCGACGACGGCAAGCTCTCGGCCCGGGCCTCGGAGGGGACGATCTCCGCCGCTTTTCTCGCGGCGTGCATCCCGGCCGATGTGGGGCTCGGCGGGAAAGTGCTGGCTTCGCGGAGGCCGTATTGGGTGCGCAACTACGCCTCCGCAACGGTGATCGACCACGACGTGAGCTTCGACCGTCTGGTCGGCACCGAGAAACTCGTCGCGCTGCTGGGAGTGCCGCTGGTCATCCGAGGCGAGGCCGTCGGCGCCCTGTTCGCCGCCGACCGGACCGAGCGGTCCTTCGAAGCCGACGAGATCGCGTTGCTGATCGCGTTCGCCGATCACGCCGCGGTGGCCCTGGACAATGCCCGGCTCTACGAGGCGAGCCGGACGGCCCTGCAGGACTTGCAGGTGGCGTACCGGAAGATCGAGGACCACATGGCGGTCATGGAGCGGGCGCAAGCGACCCACGAAGTGCTGACCGGTGCGGTGCTGGAGGGCGGGACGCCCGGCGATGTCGCGCAGCTCCTGGCTGACCAGCTCGGGGGCAGCGTCACCCTCCTGGACCGGACCGGCGCGGTCGTCGTGCACCGGGATTCAGGCGTGGAGCCGAGCCCACCCCCGGCGGAGGCGGACTTGACCGAGGCCGTCCGGACCGCACATCGTTCGGGGCGCTGCACGATGTCGGTCGACAAGGCGGGCGTCGCCCGCAGTGTGGCGGCGATCCGGGCCGGCGACAGCCATCTCGGCGCCTTGGCGTGGAGCCGGAAAGCCGGCGACGTGGTCGATCTCGACCTGCGGACCCTGGAGCGAGCCACGCACGTCATGGGACTGCTTATCCTGAAGGAGCGCGCGGTCGCCGACGCGAGTGAGCGGTTGAGCGGGGAGCTGCTGACCGAGCTCATGGTGGGCAGCCCCGGGATCGGCGCGGCCCAGCGCGTCCGGGCCCGTGCCCGCGGCATCGATCCCGACCGCCTGGTTCTCGTCCTCGTCGCGGAGTCCGCGACGTCGTCCTCGACCGAACTCTCGCGCCACCTGCACGACATCGCGCGAGACCATTGTGGACTGGCCGGCGAACACCTCGGCCGGGCCACGATGATCCTCCCCAGCGCCGACGACGAGCAGACCGTCGAGGAGGTCCAGCGACGGCTGCGCCGCGCCGCGGGTGGGCCGGTCGTGGTCGTCGCCGAACGCGTGACCAACCACGACTGGTCACGCGCTTTCTCACTCGCCGGCCGCTGCGGTGCGGTCATGCGCGCGCTCGGGCACACCGATGGGGGTGCGACCGCGGGCCGGTACGCCCTCTACGCGATGGTCTTCGACCCCGAACGGGTCCGGGAACTCGACCGGTTCATCGCCGGCTCGATCGGCCCGCTGCTCGACTACGACCAGCGCCGTGGCAGCGATCTCGTCGGCACGCTCACCGCCTACTTCGTCCATCGCGCCAATGTCGCGGCAACCGCCCGGGCGTTGCACGTGCACGTCAACACGCTGCTGAAACGGCTCGACCGCGCCGGCACCGTGCTCGGCCAGGACTGGCGGGACAACGACGACCTGGAACTGCAGCTCGGACTGCGGCTGCACGGGCTGCGCGCGATCGCGATCGCCTCGTCGTGA
- a CDS encoding MFS transporter: MTNPIAHPTGQSGDVGSDLSPAGRRAFRKLLAAGLVGSSIEWYDFFLYGTAAALVFPHVFFPNASALTGTLLAFSTFWAGFLARPIGGVIAGHLGDKYGRKPVVVTCLAVMGAATFLIGCLPSAGSVGALAPTLLVVLRFVQGLATGGQWGGVVLLLTESAGPKRRGFAGTFGQTSVPVAVIISNLIFVAASGFMPDDAFLSWGWRIPFLVSVVMFSVVIYIQSKVEDTPEFRALQEKAAQSGNTVVRAPLAQVVRSKWGTILLGCGLLSATNSLFYVSISGLLSYATDALGVKRDPLLAVVLAGSVAMLVVIPWSGHLSDRVGRRPLILIGGLGVAVWAFPYFWLVGTASLAAIFVAVVVGFIFQCLTYGPIASFLAELFAPAVRYSGASLAYQLSAVIVSGGTPFLMPALIAGTGSTVLVAVYILLMGLITFVSAWFLPETNPAEVRNDPHALPGAHLYR, from the coding sequence ATGACCAATCCGATCGCCCATCCCACCGGACAGTCCGGTGACGTCGGCTCCGACCTTTCCCCGGCCGGACGCCGGGCCTTTCGCAAACTGCTGGCCGCGGGGCTCGTCGGCAGTTCGATCGAGTGGTACGACTTCTTCTTGTACGGCACGGCCGCGGCGCTCGTGTTTCCCCACGTGTTCTTCCCGAACGCCTCGGCTCTGACCGGAACTCTGCTCGCGTTCAGCACTTTCTGGGCCGGCTTCCTGGCGCGTCCGATCGGCGGGGTGATCGCCGGGCACCTCGGCGACAAATACGGGCGCAAGCCGGTCGTGGTCACGTGCCTGGCCGTGATGGGGGCCGCGACCTTCCTGATCGGGTGCCTGCCGAGCGCCGGCTCCGTCGGTGCACTGGCTCCGACGCTGCTGGTCGTCCTGCGCTTCGTCCAAGGACTCGCGACCGGCGGACAATGGGGCGGCGTCGTGCTGCTGCTGACCGAATCCGCAGGCCCCAAGCGGCGTGGTTTCGCCGGAACCTTCGGGCAGACCAGCGTTCCCGTCGCCGTGATCATTTCGAACCTGATCTTCGTGGCTGCCAGTGGCTTCATGCCCGACGACGCCTTCCTCAGCTGGGGCTGGCGCATCCCGTTCCTGGTCAGCGTCGTCATGTTCTCGGTCGTCATCTACATCCAGTCCAAAGTGGAGGACACCCCGGAGTTCCGCGCTCTGCAGGAGAAGGCGGCCCAGTCCGGCAACACGGTGGTGCGGGCTCCGCTGGCCCAGGTCGTGCGGAGCAAGTGGGGCACCATCCTGCTCGGCTGCGGGCTCCTCTCAGCCACCAACAGCCTGTTCTATGTCAGCATCTCCGGGCTGCTCAGCTACGCGACCGACGCACTGGGCGTCAAGCGTGACCCCCTGCTCGCCGTCGTGCTGGCCGGCTCCGTGGCGATGCTCGTGGTCATCCCATGGTCCGGGCACCTCTCCGACCGGGTGGGTCGCCGGCCGCTGATCCTGATCGGCGGCCTCGGTGTCGCCGTCTGGGCCTTCCCGTACTTCTGGCTCGTGGGCACCGCGTCGCTGGCCGCGATCTTCGTCGCCGTCGTGGTGGGTTTCATCTTCCAGTGTCTCACCTACGGCCCGATCGCCAGCTTCCTCGCCGAGCTGTTCGCGCCAGCCGTCCGGTACTCCGGTGCGTCGCTGGCCTATCAGCTCTCCGCAGTCATCGTCAGCGGTGGCACACCGTTCCTCATGCCCGCGCTCATCGCCGGGACCGGGAGCACCGTCCTGGTCGCCGTCTACATCTTGCTGATGGGGCTGATCACCTTCGTCAGCGCCTGGTTCCTGCCCGAGACCAACCCCGCCGAAGTCCGCAACGATCCGCACGCCCTTCCGGGCGCGCACCTCTACCGCTGA
- a CDS encoding tannase/feruloyl esterase family alpha/beta hydrolase encodes MALVLGTTGLGSRPAAAEPSSMTPDCAGLAGLRIPASVMSLPTTGGRVESASETTSVLSGQTVEYCHVDADLFPVNPAAPDIKMSVDLPRGWNRKALMFGGGGFDGIVPDLTANVPFGPVDQPVPLARHYATFASDSGHQQDPAATPSLDGTFGVNDEALTNFAAGDALKKTRDASLFLIRHAYRAAPAEVYFAGGSTGGREALIVAQRWPTAFDGVISAYPAWNNLSEILDLGYLAQILSRPGAFPEPAKQSLLYTSVVHACDDLDGVADNVISNPSGCHFDPHSLRCPGGADTGPACLSDAQIDAVTAMSSPFRWPYPVASGETQYPGFPFLSGADMRTPFLGFGTAAPANPMPVTSGYGMQYWAQWVKHFLTRDPGYNPLDLDPGNPGKWLGRISHLSTIEDRNNADLRPFARAGGKLILLHGAADELVSPYSTSDYYSRVRTLLGPRPTDAFMRYYVVPGSNHANSGTPAFAASWDSLSALDQWVRSGQSPANPVVADANHGNRTRPLCAYPQWPKYQAGDPDSASSFVCTR; translated from the coding sequence ATGGCTCTGGTGCTGGGTACCACGGGCCTCGGCTCCAGGCCCGCCGCCGCGGAGCCTTCCTCGATGACACCGGACTGCGCCGGGCTGGCCGGTCTCCGGATTCCCGCGTCGGTCATGAGCCTGCCGACGACCGGCGGACGCGTCGAGTCCGCTTCGGAGACCACGAGCGTCCTGAGTGGACAGACCGTCGAGTACTGCCACGTCGACGCCGACCTCTTCCCCGTCAACCCAGCCGCGCCCGACATCAAGATGAGCGTCGATCTGCCCCGCGGCTGGAACCGGAAGGCGCTCATGTTCGGTGGCGGCGGCTTCGACGGCATCGTTCCCGACCTGACGGCGAACGTGCCGTTCGGCCCGGTCGACCAGCCGGTGCCGCTGGCCCGCCACTACGCGACGTTCGCGAGCGACTCCGGCCACCAGCAGGACCCGGCCGCCACTCCGTCACTGGACGGGACGTTCGGCGTCAACGACGAAGCCCTGACCAACTTCGCGGCCGGCGACGCGCTCAAGAAGACTCGCGACGCCAGCCTGTTCCTCATCCGGCACGCCTACCGGGCCGCGCCGGCCGAGGTCTACTTCGCCGGCGGTTCGACCGGAGGCCGTGAGGCCCTCATCGTCGCCCAGCGGTGGCCGACCGCGTTCGACGGCGTGATCTCCGCGTACCCGGCGTGGAACAACCTCAGTGAGATCCTGGACCTCGGGTATCTGGCGCAGATCCTGTCCCGTCCGGGAGCTTTCCCCGAGCCCGCCAAGCAGTCGCTGCTCTACACCAGCGTCGTCCACGCCTGCGACGACCTGGACGGGGTCGCGGACAACGTCATCTCCAACCCGAGCGGCTGCCACTTCGACCCGCACTCGCTCCGGTGCCCCGGTGGCGCCGACACCGGGCCGGCGTGCCTGTCCGACGCCCAGATCGACGCCGTGACCGCCATGTCCTCACCGTTCCGGTGGCCGTATCCGGTCGCCAGCGGCGAGACCCAGTACCCCGGTTTCCCGTTCCTGTCGGGTGCGGACATGAGGACGCCGTTCCTCGGGTTCGGCACCGCCGCGCCCGCGAATCCCATGCCGGTGACCAGCGGCTACGGGATGCAGTACTGGGCTCAGTGGGTCAAGCACTTCCTGACCCGGGACCCCGGCTACAACCCGCTCGACCTGGATCCCGGCAACCCCGGCAAGTGGCTCGGGCGGATCAGCCACCTGTCGACGATCGAAGACCGCAACAATGCCGACCTCCGCCCGTTCGCCCGCGCCGGCGGCAAACTGATCCTGCTCCACGGCGCCGCGGACGAACTGGTTTCCCCCTACTCCACCAGCGACTACTACTCCCGCGTGCGCACTCTGCTCGGCCCTCGTCCGACCGACGCGTTCATGCGCTATTACGTCGTGCCGGGGTCGAACCACGCGAACTCGGGCACACCCGCCTTCGCCGCGTCGTGGGACTCACTGTCCGCGCTCGACCAATGGGTCCGAAGCGGCCAGTCTCCCGCGAACCCGGTCGTCGCCGACGCGAACCACGGCAACCGCACCCGTCCACTGTGTGCCTATCCACAATGGCCCAAGTATCAGGCCGGTGATCCGGACAGCGCGTCCAGCTTCGTCTGCACGCGCTGA
- a CDS encoding DUF302 domain-containing protein, producing the protein MPAKDSPSIQTFAHEVLRLTIPVTTTFSEFRDDYERAVPVLDAARIEQFKRERAGWDVVREAAEENAPHSFIRYWGTDVGSLMELAAESRPCAEYLMGNHVYAQRMFRHDPSVMLYAPLRTAIYVDHDDRTRFTIDQPSTRFDSFHDPRIGQVGRELDAKLAALLEHLGLPVPGELITDAFHN; encoded by the coding sequence ATGCCCGCCAAGGATTCCCCTTCCATCCAGACTTTCGCACACGAGGTGCTCCGCCTGACCATCCCCGTCACGACAACCTTTTCGGAATTCCGAGACGATTACGAACGCGCGGTACCGGTGCTCGACGCTGCTCGAATCGAGCAGTTCAAGAGGGAACGGGCCGGCTGGGACGTCGTCCGCGAGGCTGCTGAGGAAAACGCCCCGCACAGCTTCATTCGGTACTGGGGAACCGATGTCGGCTCTCTGATGGAATTGGCCGCCGAATCGCGTCCGTGCGCGGAATACCTGATGGGCAATCACGTCTACGCTCAGCGCATGTTCCGGCACGACCCCTCAGTGATGCTCTATGCGCCATTGCGCACCGCGATCTACGTGGATCACGACGACCGCACCCGGTTCACAATCGATCAGCCCAGCACGCGATTCGACAGCTTTCACGATCCTCGCATCGGGCAGGTCGGGCGAGAACTCGACGCCAAGCTGGCCGCCCTCCTCGAGCACCTCGGCCTACCGGTTCCGGGCGAATTGATCACTGACGCATTCCACAACTGA
- a CDS encoding alpha/beta fold hydrolase, protein MAASFVQAPAETVDVGGTPFAYRELGPAAGGPLVLLNHITAVLDDWDPVVVDGFAAERRVIVVDLRGVGGSGGTTPDSIEAMAADTVTFLEALGLDTADLLGFSLGGMVAQAVAQQRPDLVRRIVLAGTSPAGDEGPAGWGAGLQSAFGKSATEGKHPKHFLFFSPTLRSQEAADAFLARLDERTEDRDTLVTDETIGAQLAAATKWEQGTSPAGLADVDKPVLVVNGDNDILVPTISSFHLARLLPNATLSIYPDAGHGGIFQYHDLFVQQVLDFLRD, encoded by the coding sequence ATGGCAGCGAGTTTTGTGCAAGCACCGGCCGAGACGGTGGACGTCGGCGGAACACCGTTCGCGTACCGCGAGTTGGGTCCGGCCGCCGGCGGGCCGCTGGTGTTGCTGAACCACATCACCGCGGTGCTGGACGACTGGGACCCCGTCGTGGTCGACGGCTTCGCGGCTGAGCGACGCGTCATCGTGGTGGACCTCCGGGGCGTCGGCGGCTCCGGCGGCACCACCCCCGACAGCATCGAGGCGATGGCCGCCGACACGGTGACCTTCCTGGAGGCTCTCGGGCTGGACACCGCCGATCTGCTGGGCTTTTCCCTGGGTGGCATGGTGGCCCAGGCGGTCGCCCAGCAGCGACCCGATCTGGTCCGGCGAATCGTCCTGGCCGGCACCTCGCCCGCCGGTGACGAAGGGCCTGCCGGCTGGGGCGCCGGGCTGCAAAGCGCTTTCGGGAAGTCGGCCACTGAAGGCAAGCACCCCAAGCACTTTCTCTTCTTCTCGCCGACGCTCCGCAGCCAGGAAGCCGCGGATGCCTTTCTCGCTCGCCTGGACGAGCGAACCGAGGACCGCGACACGCTCGTGACGGACGAGACGATCGGTGCCCAGTTGGCCGCGGCCACGAAATGGGAGCAGGGCACCTCACCTGCCGGTCTGGCCGACGTGGACAAGCCTGTCCTGGTCGTCAACGGCGACAACGACATTCTGGTGCCGACGATCAGCTCGTTCCACCTCGCGCGGCTGCTGCCCAACGCCACGTTGAGCATCTACCCGGACGCGGGCCACGGCGGGATCTTCCAGTACCACGACCTGTTCGTACAGCAGGTACTGGACTTCCTCCGCGACTGA
- a CDS encoding SDR family NAD(P)-dependent oxidoreductase — MSQIVLVTGASSDLGAATANALAGSGHTAYAGISPAVVHPVGRLAEPSGRGARLRPISLDVADQRSVSTAVGDILAEAGRIDAVVHAVGPVPRGPLESFTPYQLAQIYDAHVLSTQRVNRSVLPQMRQRQEGLLVWVVPANHEAEGAPYLALHSEAVTMIDHLAASYAQELIEFGVETTIVVPGFLVPETGPRVRTVHPDDAETVQAYEGRYPGLVHRVDSKLAEHALTGAEVTLAAQAIAAVVGSPKGTRPLRIAPGRPSAASGQGAVR, encoded by the coding sequence ATGTCACAGATCGTCCTTGTTACCGGGGCCTCCAGTGACCTCGGAGCTGCCACCGCCAACGCGCTGGCCGGTTCAGGCCACACCGCATACGCCGGGATCAGCCCGGCAGTCGTCCACCCGGTCGGCCGCCTCGCCGAGCCGAGCGGCCGCGGCGCGCGCCTGCGCCCCATTTCGCTGGACGTGGCCGACCAGCGCTCGGTCTCGACCGCGGTCGGCGACATATTGGCGGAAGCCGGAAGAATCGACGCAGTGGTCCACGCCGTCGGCCCGGTGCCCCGGGGACCGCTCGAATCCTTCACCCCTTACCAGCTGGCGCAGATCTACGACGCGCATGTGTTGTCCACTCAGCGTGTCAACCGTTCCGTGCTGCCGCAGATGCGCCAACGGCAGGAAGGCCTGCTGGTGTGGGTGGTGCCGGCGAACCACGAAGCCGAGGGCGCTCCCTACCTTGCGCTGCACTCCGAAGCGGTCACGATGATCGACCATCTCGCAGCGAGCTACGCCCAGGAGCTCATCGAGTTCGGGGTCGAGACCACGATCGTCGTCCCCGGCTTCCTGGTCCCCGAGACCGGCCCGCGCGTTCGCACCGTCCATCCGGACGACGCCGAGACGGTTCAAGCCTATGAAGGCCGATACCCCGGCCTGGTCCACCGGGTGGACTCGAAGCTGGCCGAGCACGCGCTCACGGGCGCGGAGGTCACCCTCGCGGCCCAGGCCATCGCGGCCGTCGTCGGCAGCCCCAAGGGCACCCGTCCACTGAGGATCGCTCCCGGCCGACCCAGCGCCGCGTCCGGCCAGGGCGCCGTGCGGTAG